TGAGCGTTGTGGCCATGGGCTCCTGTGCGGATCGCATGCAAGCGGAAGCCGTGACCGAGGGACTCGGCCAGTTTGTGGAATCGGTGGCGGCCGAGTACGACTATGTTCTTGTGGATGTGGATCATGTCGGATCGCCCTTCTTCTCGACCGCTCTGGTGGGCTCTGCGGACGGGTTGGTTCTTGTGATTCGGTCGGGACAGACGAATCGGGCTGTTGCCAATCGTGCATGTGAGACGGTGCGCCAGGTGGGCGGCCGTATCCTGGGGGTCGTCCTGAATCGTCGGGAGTTCCCCATTCCGGACTTCATTTACCGCAGACTGTAGAGACTCATGGTCTCTCGCGCAGAGTCCTCGTCCCAGTGTTCAGACCTCCGGTGGATCTGGGCGTGCGTCGTCCTGGGTGCGGCGCTGCGTCTGTTCCGGATTGGCGGGCAGAGCCTGTGGATCGACGAACTCATCAGCATCCAGATGGCGTCATGGGCCCACGGAACGGAGTTCTGGCAGGGCCTCTTGCGAGACATCCACGGTCCCTTCACCTCGGCTCTTCTTCACGGGTGGCTGCAACTGGGGAAGAGTGAGGCGTGGATGCGCCTTCTCTACGCGATTCCGGCCGTCGCGACCATCCCTGTGATGGCCGTTCTGGGGCGCACGCTTGTGGACCGGTCCACCGGCCGTGCCGCTGCGGTTGTGCTGGCCGTGTCCCCCTTCCATGTCTGGTATTCGCAGGAGATTCGCAACTACAGTTGGGCCATGCTCTGGGTCACGGCGGCTACGCTGCTCTTTGTGAGGCTCCGCGACCGTGAGGGTGGATGGGGTCAGTGGGTGACGCTTGCACTTCTTCTCTCAGCGGGTGTGTTGACGAACTTCAGCGTCGTCTTTCTGGTCGCAGCGCTCACAGTGGCCCTATGCAGTGAGCGGCCCTTTCGAGTGCCGCTTGCGCTCCGCTGGTTGGGCGTCCTTGCGGTGGTCGGACTGGCGTTTCTACCGTGGTTCATCGATTGGTTTGGGCGGGTTGGAGGGGAGCGGGTCTTCGTGGACCGACCTCCGCCCATGGGGGTGCCGCTCCGAGAGGCGGCGGGCCTTCACCCGGCGGCGCTTCTGTTTGCAATCTGGTCTTTGGTGTTTGGGTACTCACTGGGCCCCACGCTCACGCAGTTGCACCTCGATCGATCTTTGTCCACGACTCTGCCCCATGCTCCTGCGCTCCTTGCGGGGGCGGTTGCCGTGGGAATCGGTGCCGTTTACGGATTCCGTACACTCCTTCGGCGCGACCGATGCACACTGTGTGCGGTACTGTTGCTGGTGCCGGCGCTTCTGGCAGTCATGTTGGCGGTGCGCGGAGTGAAGACATTCCACCCGCGATACCTGGTGGCCGCCTTCCCGATGCTCGTCGTCCTGCTGTCGGCCGGTTGGTCGGCTCCTGGCCGCGTCCCGAAGGCAGCCTCCGGACTGGCGCTTCTGTTGGCGATCGTCTCGCTGGGGAACCACTACTTCGATGAGGATTACGCCAAGGAAGACAGTCGAGCGGCGGCG
The nucleotide sequence above comes from Gemmatimonadota bacterium. Encoded proteins:
- a CDS encoding glycosyltransferase family 39 protein, which gives rise to MVSRAESSSQCSDLRWIWACVVLGAALRLFRIGGQSLWIDELISIQMASWAHGTEFWQGLLRDIHGPFTSALLHGWLQLGKSEAWMRLLYAIPAVATIPVMAVLGRTLVDRSTGRAAAVVLAVSPFHVWYSQEIRNYSWAMLWVTAATLLFVRLRDREGGWGQWVTLALLLSAGVLTNFSVVFLVAALTVALCSERPFRVPLALRWLGVLAVVGLAFLPWFIDWFGRVGGERVFVDRPPPMGVPLREAAGLHPAALLFAIWSLVFGYSLGPTLTQLHLDRSLSTTLPHAPALLAGAVAVGIGAVYGFRTLLRRDRCTLCAVLLLVPALLAVMLAVRGVKTFHPRYLVAAFPMLVVLLSAGWSAPGRVPKAASGLALLLAIVSLGNHYFDEDYAKEDSRAAA